Proteins from one Bacteroides mediterraneensis genomic window:
- a CDS encoding putative LPS assembly protein LptD, producing the protein MRGGDRNSVTADSLQRDSLAMDSLGIDTLAADTAKKKEPLDAPVIYEASDSIVFTKGGYAHLYGEGKVNYQNIELTSAIISMNMDSSTVYARGVADTTGVESGTPVFKDGETPYESKTMRYNFKTKKGFINNIVTQQGEGYVTSKKAKKGANDEIYMGEGMYTTCDNPDHPHFYLKMSMAKVRPKKNVVFGPAQLVVEDVPLPIAVPFGFFPFNSSYSSGFIMPTYGDEMNRGFYLRDGGYYFAISDKMDLKVLGEIFTKGSWGLSAASNYNKRYKYSGSFNASYLVTKTGEKNMPDYSVSKDFRIQWSHRQDAKANPNSSFSASVNFATSSYDRSSLSSLYNPQQYAQNTKASSVSYSRNFPEIGLNISGAFNITQNTRDSSLSMTLPDVNISLNRIYPFKRKKSAGDERWYEKISLQYTGSITNSISTKDNLLFKTPLTQWRNGMQHKIPVSATFNLFKYINIVPSFNYTERWYLSKVKQSYDPSPASSDHVRRDTINGFNRVYDYNLSLQLNTKLYGMYKPLFMKSKEIQIRHVFTPTVSYTYTPDFGKARYGYYDTYTYTDEDGEVRTVEYSPYDGAVYGVPGKNMSQNISFSVDNNLEMKMKSDKDTTGYKKISLIDQLGASLSYDVANKRWSDLSMNLRLKLTKSYTFNMNASFATYAYQFDENGNVVVGDRTEWSYGRFGRFQGYSGSFSYTLNNDTFKKLFGKKDETEDKNKKKKEDSEDEEEDTEESENQNNNSNMRKTEKASVDSDGYLAFKFPWSISLSYSYSIREDRTKNINIKKMRYPYSLTHSLNVSGNFKIGSRWNMTYATGYDFTTKEMSMTTLNITRDLHCFNMSCGLVFGPFTSYNFSIRANSSMLTDALKWDQRSNTGSSVTWY; encoded by the coding sequence ATGCGGGGAGGGGACCGAAATTCTGTGACGGCCGATTCTCTTCAGCGGGATTCATTGGCGATGGATTCGCTGGGAATAGATACTTTGGCCGCAGACACAGCCAAGAAGAAGGAGCCGCTGGATGCCCCTGTCATTTACGAGGCCAGCGATTCCATTGTCTTTACCAAGGGAGGCTATGCGCATCTTTATGGGGAGGGAAAAGTCAATTACCAGAACATCGAACTGACTTCGGCAATCATCTCCATGAATATGGACAGTAGTACGGTCTATGCAAGAGGCGTGGCCGATACGACGGGAGTGGAGAGTGGTACGCCGGTATTCAAGGATGGAGAGACCCCATACGAATCCAAGACTATGCGCTATAACTTCAAGACGAAGAAAGGATTCATCAACAACATTGTCACACAGCAGGGTGAAGGGTATGTAACCAGTAAGAAAGCTAAGAAAGGTGCAAATGATGAGATTTACATGGGGGAAGGGATGTATACTACCTGTGATAATCCTGATCATCCGCACTTCTATCTGAAGATGTCCATGGCGAAGGTCCGTCCCAAGAAAAATGTAGTATTTGGTCCGGCCCAACTGGTGGTGGAAGATGTACCTCTGCCCATTGCCGTTCCGTTCGGATTTTTCCCTTTCAACAGCAGCTATTCTTCCGGTTTCATCATGCCGACGTATGGAGATGAAATGAACCGTGGTTTCTATTTGCGTGATGGAGGATATTATTTTGCCATCAGCGATAAGATGGACTTGAAGGTGTTGGGCGAAATCTTTACCAAAGGGTCATGGGGACTTTCTGCTGCATCCAACTATAACAAACGCTACAAATACAGCGGCTCTTTCAATGCCAGTTACCTGGTGACGAAGACGGGTGAGAAGAACATGCCCGACTATTCGGTGTCGAAGGACTTCCGTATCCAGTGGAGTCACCGGCAGGATGCAAAGGCCAATCCGAACAGTTCGTTCTCGGCCAGCGTGAATTTTGCTACCAGCAGTTACGACCGTTCCAGTTTGAGCAGCTTGTACAATCCACAGCAGTATGCCCAAAATACCAAGGCTTCCAGTGTGAGCTACTCCCGTAACTTCCCGGAAATCGGTTTGAATATTTCGGGAGCGTTCAATATCACGCAGAACACGCGTGACTCTTCGTTGAGTATGACACTTCCGGATGTCAATATTTCGTTGAACCGTATTTATCCGTTTAAGCGGAAAAAGTCTGCGGGCGATGAACGCTGGTATGAGAAGATTTCGTTGCAATATACCGGAAGTATCACGAACTCTATCAGCACGAAGGATAATCTGCTTTTCAAGACGCCGCTGACACAGTGGAGGAACGGTATGCAGCATAAGATTCCGGTTTCGGCTACGTTCAACTTGTTCAAATACATCAACATCGTGCCTTCGTTCAACTATACGGAACGTTGGTATCTGAGTAAGGTGAAGCAGAGTTATGACCCCAGTCCGGCTTCCAGTGACCATGTGCGCCGGGATACTATCAATGGTTTTAACCGTGTGTACGACTATAACCTGTCTTTGCAATTGAATACCAAACTGTATGGTATGTATAAGCCGTTGTTTATGAAGAGCAAGGAAATTCAGATTCGCCATGTCTTTACGCCGACGGTCAGCTATACCTATACTCCGGATTTCGGAAAAGCACGTTACGGGTATTACGACACCTATACTTATACAGACGAAGATGGAGAAGTACGTACAGTGGAATATTCACCGTATGACGGAGCTGTGTATGGGGTACCGGGAAAGAACATGTCACAGAATATCAGTTTCTCGGTGGACAATAATCTTGAAATGAAGATGAAGTCGGATAAGGATACTACCGGTTACAAGAAAATCAGTCTGATTGACCAGTTGGGAGCTTCTCTTTCTTATGATGTGGCCAACAAGCGGTGGAGTGATTTGAGCATGAATCTTCGTCTGAAGCTGACTAAGAGTTATACCTTCAATATGAATGCTTCTTTCGCTACGTATGCCTACCAGTTTGATGAAAATGGTAATGTCGTGGTTGGTGACCGTACGGAGTGGTCTTACGGACGCTTCGGACGTTTCCAGGGATACAGCGGTTCGTTCTCTTATACCTTGAACAACGATACCTTTAAGAAGCTCTTCGGCAAGAAGGATGAAACTGAAGACAAGAACAAGAAGAAAAAGGAAGATTCGGAAGACGAGGAAGAGGATACGGAGGAAAGCGAGAATCAGAATAATAACTCCAATATGCGAAAGACGGAAAAGGCTTCTGTCGATTCAGACGGTTACTTGGCCTTTAAATTCCCCTGGAGCATCAGCTTGAGTTACAGTTATAGCATTCGCGAAGACCGTACGAAGAATATCAATATCAAGAAGATGCGGTATCCGTATTCACTGACCCATTCATTGAACGTGTCGGGTAACTTCAAGATTGGTAGTCGTTGGAACATGACCTATGCCACCGGATATGATTTTACTACAAAGGAAATGTCTATGACAACCTTGAACATTACCCGCGACTTGCACTGTTTCAATATGAGCTGTGGATTGGTGTTCGGTCCGTTCACTTCCTACAACTTTTCTATCCGTGCCAACTCCAGTATGCTGACCGATGCCCTGAAGTGGGACCAGCGAAGCAATACGGGTAGTTCTGTTACGTGGTATTAA
- a CDS encoding HD domain-containing protein — translation MNPLALIDKYYPVENELRHILLVHSRSVADKALAMARKHPELNLDLNFIEEAAMLHDIGIFETDADGIYCFGKYPYICHGYLGAELVAREGYPRHALVCERHTGAGLSLQAILKQNLPIPHRDMVPVSLEEQIICFADKFYSKTKLDREKSVEKARKSIEKHGDEGLTRFDAWCKLFL, via the coding sequence ATGAATCCACTTGCATTGATAGACAAATATTATCCGGTAGAAAATGAGTTGAGACACATTCTGCTGGTACACAGCCGTTCAGTGGCCGATAAGGCACTGGCCATGGCCCGGAAACATCCGGAACTGAATCTGGATTTGAATTTTATTGAGGAGGCCGCCATGTTGCACGACATCGGGATTTTCGAGACCGATGCCGATGGCATTTATTGTTTTGGTAAATATCCCTATATCTGCCATGGTTATCTGGGAGCAGAGCTGGTGGCGCGTGAAGGGTATCCGCGTCATGCGCTGGTGTGCGAGCGGCACACAGGGGCGGGATTATCCTTGCAGGCCATTCTTAAACAGAATCTGCCGATACCTCACCGCGATATGGTTCCTGTCAGTCTGGAGGAACAGATTATCTGTTTTGCGGATAAGTTCTATTCAAAAACCAAACTGGATAGGGAGAAGAGCGTGGAAAAAGCCCGTAAAAGCATTGAGAAACATGGCGACGAAGGTCTCACCCGTTTTGATGCCTGGTGTAAACTCTTCTTATAG
- a CDS encoding DUF1343 domain-containing protein: MSYTKRFRLNYILGLCCLWFGALQGQATVRNGADQLDKLLPLLEGKRVSLVVNHTSLCGKAHLLDTLSTYLKIVQVFAPEHGFRGEADAGESVNDGKDLRTGVPIRSLYGKNKKPLPSQLAGTDVLVFDMQDVGARFYTYLSTLYYVMQACAENHKELIVLDRPNPYDYVDGPVREKAYKSFVGMLPIPVLHGCTLGELARMINGEGWLGHQLQCFLRIIPVEGWKHGQPYSLPVKPSPNLPNDLSIALYPSLCPFEGTAVSVGRGTLFPFQVAGSPDLRKAFSFHFTPKALEGFDKHPLHCDRTCYGIDLRAADQLPQGFSLQYVIQFYRAYQSLYPDAAKRFFTRPKWFDLLMGTSQVRKNILQGKTEIEIRQTWEKDLHAYRSIRQKYLLYE, from the coding sequence ATGAGTTACACGAAAAGATTCCGATTGAATTACATACTGGGGCTATGCTGTCTCTGGTTTGGAGCCCTGCAGGGACAAGCCACCGTGCGCAACGGGGCCGACCAACTGGATAAATTACTTCCGTTACTGGAAGGAAAACGGGTTTCGCTCGTCGTCAATCACACCTCACTTTGTGGAAAAGCCCATCTGCTGGACACCCTGTCTACCTACCTCAAAATCGTGCAGGTGTTTGCACCGGAACACGGATTCCGGGGAGAGGCCGATGCCGGAGAAAGTGTCAACGACGGGAAAGACCTCCGCACGGGAGTCCCCATCCGTTCTCTTTACGGGAAAAACAAGAAACCGCTTCCCTCCCAACTGGCAGGTACGGATGTGTTGGTTTTCGACATGCAGGATGTAGGTGCCCGGTTCTATACCTATCTAAGTACACTTTATTACGTGATGCAAGCCTGTGCAGAGAATCATAAGGAACTGATTGTGCTGGACCGTCCGAATCCATACGACTACGTAGACGGCCCGGTACGAGAAAAAGCCTATAAAAGTTTTGTGGGCATGCTTCCTATCCCGGTGCTTCACGGCTGTACGCTGGGCGAACTGGCCCGGATGATCAATGGGGAAGGATGGCTGGGGCACCAGCTGCAATGCTTCTTGCGCATCATCCCCGTGGAAGGCTGGAAACACGGACAACCGTATTCGCTTCCGGTGAAGCCCTCCCCCAATCTTCCCAATGACCTTTCCATTGCACTCTATCCTTCCCTCTGCCCTTTTGAGGGTACTGCAGTGAGCGTAGGAAGAGGTACCCTGTTCCCGTTCCAGGTAGCCGGCTCACCCGATTTGCGCAAAGCCTTTTCCTTCCATTTCACACCCAAAGCACTGGAAGGATTCGACAAGCACCCCCTGCACTGCGACCGCACCTGCTACGGAATAGATTTACGTGCAGCAGACCAGCTCCCTCAAGGCTTTTCCTTGCAATACGTCATCCAATTCTACCGGGCCTACCAATCCCTCTATCCAGATGCCGCCAAACGGTTCTTTACTCGTCCCAAATGGTTCGACCTGTTGATGGGAACCTCACAAGTACGCAAGAACATCCTGCAAGGAAAAACCGAAATAGAAATCCGACAGACATGGGAAAAAGACTTGCACGCCTATCGTTCTATCCGTCAAAAATATTTACTGTATGAATAA
- the ffh gene encoding signal recognition particle protein produces MFDNLSERLERSFKILKGEGKITEINVAETLKDVRRALLDADVNYKVAKNFTDTVKEKALGQNVLTAVKPSQLMVKIVHDELTTLMGGDTAEIELKNRPAVILMSGLQGSGKTTFSGKLARMMKAKKNRKPLLVACDVYRPAAIEQLKVLGQQVEVPVYSELDSKDPVQIALNAIQEAKAKGYDLVIVDTAGRLAVDEQMMNEIEAIKKAINPDATLFVVDAMTGQDAVNTAREFNERLDFTGVVLTKLDGDTRGGAALSIRTVVNKPIMFVGTGEKLDAVDQFHPARMADRILGMGDIVSLVERAQEQYDEEEAKRLQKKIQKNQFDFNDFLTQIHQIKKMGNLKELASMIPGVGKAIKDIDIDDNAFKSIEAIIYSMTPEERTHPEILNGTRRTRIAKGSGTSIQEVNRLLKQFDQTRKMMKMVTGSKMAGMMQKMKKK; encoded by the coding sequence ATGTTCGATAATTTAAGTGAAAGACTGGAACGGTCGTTTAAGATATTGAAGGGTGAAGGTAAAATCACCGAAATCAATGTGGCCGAAACCTTGAAGGATGTCCGTCGTGCCTTGTTGGATGCGGACGTGAATTATAAAGTGGCGAAGAACTTTACCGATACAGTAAAGGAAAAGGCATTGGGACAGAATGTATTGACTGCGGTCAAGCCCAGCCAGCTGATGGTGAAGATTGTACATGATGAGCTGACTACCCTGATGGGAGGAGATACGGCAGAAATCGAGCTGAAGAACCGTCCGGCTGTCATCTTGATGTCAGGTTTGCAAGGTTCCGGTAAGACTACTTTCTCTGGCAAGCTGGCCCGTATGATGAAGGCCAAGAAGAACCGCAAGCCTTTGCTGGTGGCCTGCGACGTATATCGTCCGGCTGCCATCGAACAGTTGAAAGTGCTGGGTCAGCAGGTAGAAGTGCCGGTATACAGCGAACTGGATAGCAAAGATCCTGTGCAGATTGCATTGAATGCCATTCAGGAAGCCAAGGCAAAAGGTTATGATCTGGTGATTGTCGATACGGCCGGACGACTGGCGGTCGACGAACAGATGATGAACGAGATTGAAGCCATCAAGAAGGCCATCAATCCGGATGCGACCCTGTTCGTGGTAGATGCCATGACCGGACAGGATGCGGTGAATACAGCCCGTGAATTCAACGAACGTCTGGATTTCACCGGTGTGGTACTGACCAAGTTGGATGGTGATACACGTGGTGGTGCGGCCCTGTCTATCCGTACGGTGGTCAACAAGCCGATTATGTTTGTCGGTACGGGTGAAAAACTGGATGCCGTTGACCAGTTCCATCCGGCTCGTATGGCCGACCGTATCTTGGGTATGGGTGATATTGTTTCTTTGGTAGAACGCGCACAAGAACAGTATGATGAAGAAGAGGCCAAACGCTTGCAGAAGAAAATCCAGAAGAACCAGTTTGATTTCAATGACTTCCTGACGCAGATTCATCAGATTAAGAAGATGGGTAACCTGAAGGAACTGGCTTCCATGATTCCGGGAGTAGGAAAGGCCATCAAGGATATTGACATTGACGACAACGCCTTCAAGAGCATTGAAGCCATTATCTATTCCATGACACCGGAAGAACGTACACATCCGGAAATTCTGAACGGAACACGCCGTACACGTATCGCCAAAGGTAGCGGTACCAGCATTCAGGAAGTGAACCGCTTGCTGAAACAGTTCGACCAGACCCGTAAGATGATGAAGATGGTGACAGGCAGTAAGATGGCAGGTATGATGCAGAAAATGAAGAAAAAATAA
- a CDS encoding MATE family efflux transporter: MYTNKEIWHVTYPIFLGLLAQNVINVTDTAFLGRVGEVALGASAMGGLLYICVYTIAFGFSVGSQILIARRNGEGNYRAVGPVMWQGTAFSFGMAVCLLVLMYFSAGPLIRLLIASDSIYEATYEFFVWRIWGFLFAFVNVMFRGLYIGITRTKVLTLNAVVMALVNVVLDYGLVFGELGLPEMGVRGAALASVIAEASSLVFFLLYTCYKVDLKKYGLNRFGQFDMAMVMRILRISCFTMVQYFLAMAIWFVFFMALERLGQRQLAIANIVRSVYVVLLIPVQALSTSANTLVSNLIGAGGVAGVLTLLHKIARMSFLIMIVCVALCVAFPESILSVYTNEEALWHESVSALYVVCGAMLISSLANVYFNGISGTGNTQAALVLEVCVQVFYALYVIGVGMVLQAPVDICFTTEVIYYVLMLTFSLIYLKKAKWQNKKI, from the coding sequence ATGTACACCAATAAAGAAATCTGGCATGTGACCTATCCGATTTTTCTGGGTTTGTTGGCTCAGAATGTGATTAACGTGACCGATACGGCCTTTTTAGGACGTGTGGGTGAAGTGGCATTGGGGGCATCAGCCATGGGAGGATTATTGTATATCTGTGTGTACACCATTGCCTTTGGATTCAGTGTCGGTTCGCAGATTCTGATAGCCCGTCGCAACGGTGAAGGCAATTATCGGGCCGTGGGGCCGGTCATGTGGCAAGGCACGGCTTTCAGTTTCGGAATGGCTGTCTGCCTGCTGGTCTTGATGTATTTTTCTGCCGGACCGTTGATTCGTCTGCTGATTGCTTCCGATTCCATTTATGAAGCGACGTATGAATTTTTTGTCTGGCGTATTTGGGGTTTTCTTTTCGCCTTTGTGAATGTCATGTTCCGGGGATTGTATATCGGGATTACCCGTACCAAGGTACTGACCTTGAATGCGGTGGTCATGGCACTGGTGAATGTGGTGCTGGACTATGGACTGGTTTTTGGAGAATTGGGCTTGCCGGAGATGGGGGTACGTGGAGCCGCATTGGCCTCTGTCATTGCGGAAGCTTCTTCACTGGTGTTTTTCCTGCTATATACCTGCTATAAGGTAGATTTGAAGAAATACGGATTAAACCGTTTCGGACAATTCGACATGGCGATGGTGATGCGAATCCTGCGTATATCCTGCTTCACGATGGTGCAGTATTTTCTGGCCATGGCCATCTGGTTTGTCTTCTTCATGGCACTGGAACGTTTGGGACAGCGGCAGCTGGCAATTGCCAATATTGTGCGCAGTGTGTACGTGGTGTTGCTGATACCCGTGCAGGCGCTGTCCACTTCGGCCAACACGTTGGTCAGCAACCTGATTGGAGCAGGAGGAGTGGCAGGCGTATTGACGTTGCTGCATAAAATTGCCCGCATGTCTTTTTTGATTATGATAGTATGTGTGGCGTTGTGTGTCGCTTTTCCTGAAAGCATTTTGTCGGTTTATACCAATGAAGAAGCTTTGTGGCACGAGTCCGTATCAGCACTGTATGTGGTATGTGGGGCCATGTTGATTTCCTCACTGGCCAATGTGTACTTCAATGGCATATCCGGTACGGGAAACACGCAGGCTGCCTTGGTACTTGAAGTATGTGTGCAAGTGTTCTATGCTCTTTATGTGATAGGGGTAGGTATGGTTTTGCAAGCTCCTGTTGATATCTGTTTCACGACTGAGGTTATTTATTATGTATTGATGCTGACTTTCAGCCTCATTTATCTGAAAAAAGCAAAATGGCAGAACAAAAAGATTTGA
- a CDS encoding OmpP1/FadL family transporter translates to MKKILFLSAATLFLSSPAFAGDYLTNTNQHAAFLRMVARGASIDIDGVYSNPAGLSFLPHEGFYLSLTGQSAYQTREINATFPLFQQADGVGTNRQYKGTASAPLIPSFQGLYKKDKWVISASFAITGGGGKASFSNGLPMFDALAMGMISQQTGGKVTPQMYDINTAMDGKQYIYGVQLGLSYKINDWLSVFAGGRMDYVSSGYEGYLKAHLKENLGGTQLANLELNCDQSGWGLTPILGIDAKLGRWNLAAKYEFKTNLNIENKTNVLEVPAGTPEAIMKPYADGEQTPSDIPAFLSVAAGYEILPNLRASVEYHFFDDKHAGMLNDRQKTLKHGTHEYLAGLEWDITKRLTVSGGYQRTNYGLSDEFQTDTSFYCDSYSLGFGARVNLTQAWSIDVAYFWTHYDKYTKEVASYNGTGLSGTDVYYRTNKVFGLSLNYKF, encoded by the coding sequence ATGAAAAAAATTCTTTTCCTCAGTGCAGCGACACTGTTTCTTTCCTCCCCGGCTTTTGCGGGAGATTATCTTACGAATACCAATCAGCATGCTGCTTTCCTCCGTATGGTCGCACGAGGAGCTTCCATTGATATAGACGGTGTGTACAGTAATCCTGCCGGACTTTCCTTTCTGCCCCATGAAGGATTCTATCTGTCACTGACCGGACAAAGTGCTTATCAGACACGCGAAATAAATGCTACGTTCCCACTCTTCCAACAAGCGGACGGCGTCGGAACCAACCGTCAGTACAAAGGAACAGCTTCTGCTCCTCTTATCCCCAGCTTCCAAGGACTCTATAAAAAAGACAAATGGGTGATTTCTGCCAGCTTCGCCATCACAGGAGGTGGAGGAAAGGCCTCGTTCAGCAACGGTCTTCCCATGTTTGATGCCCTGGCCATGGGAATGATCAGCCAGCAGACGGGAGGGAAAGTCACTCCGCAAATGTACGACATCAACACCGCCATGGACGGCAAGCAGTATATTTACGGAGTGCAACTGGGATTAAGCTATAAAATCAATGACTGGCTGAGCGTTTTTGCAGGTGGACGAATGGACTACGTAAGCAGTGGATACGAGGGATACCTGAAAGCGCACCTGAAAGAAAATCTGGGTGGTACCCAACTGGCTAACCTGGAACTGAACTGTGACCAAAGCGGATGGGGACTGACTCCTATCCTCGGGATAGATGCCAAACTGGGACGCTGGAACCTGGCAGCCAAATACGAATTCAAGACAAACCTGAACATCGAAAACAAAACCAATGTACTGGAAGTGCCTGCAGGTACTCCGGAAGCCATCATGAAACCTTACGCCGACGGTGAGCAGACACCAAGCGACATACCTGCCTTCCTGAGTGTAGCCGCCGGATACGAAATTCTGCCCAACCTGCGTGCTTCGGTGGAATATCATTTCTTCGATGACAAGCATGCAGGCATGCTGAACGACCGCCAAAAAACGCTGAAACACGGTACACATGAATACCTGGCAGGCCTGGAATGGGACATCACCAAACGGCTGACCGTCAGCGGGGGATACCAACGGACCAATTATGGCCTCAGTGATGAATTCCAGACAGACACCAGCTTCTATTGTGACTCATATTCCTTGGGCTTTGGAGCAAGAGTAAATCTGACACAAGCATGGAGCATCGATGTGGCTTATTTTTGGACGCACTATGACAAATATACCAAAGAAGTGGCCAGCTATAACGGTACCGGACTCAGCGGAACAGATGTCTACTACCGTACCAACAAAGTTTTCGGTCTGAGCTTGAACTATAAATTTTAA
- a CDS encoding S41 family peptidase, whose amino-acid sequence MSKKLSWALLFTLLGSVAFTGCTDEDPQDKNSSINQSDNNENTNDDSSQSISNETYYANMFGKDILETYYLWNEEIHDDLNQWNIETNNDPIGTFSRIRYHEGEKYIDKWSMLTNDMTSLTNNMNGTTTSFGWNLSFYDMSDIVSREQYIGVVNFVYKDSPAAKAGLKRGDILLTLDGNIINSSNYQNLYYSNTLTVTLGLLEPESYTIHDQNKEVSLTAVSMYENPIICDSIYEFNGKKVGYLAYTSFDFASIPQLIEISRKFKAEQVKELILDLRYNGGGYVTTEQVLASVFAPQSAVTNKEVFEKEVYNKTLTQYYQEEGINLESRFETDFEYQNQGQTVKVNTKDANIGLEKIYGLISSGSASASEALLGGLMPYTQIELIGSQSHGKYCTGIIVPAKEFYVKPPAELDNWGTYVMISIYQNALGETPCMPDGLTPDIAVKDNPLLPYAIGDVNEPLLKQALIEAGRTYDESTISTTLSRSMVSRLRKLPQTENGTFGKRILTLPSKVAHDMLIKAGAQ is encoded by the coding sequence ATGAGCAAGAAACTATCGTGGGCACTTTTATTTACCTTACTAGGAAGTGTTGCATTTACCGGATGTACGGATGAGGATCCACAAGACAAGAACTCTTCCATCAACCAATCCGACAATAACGAGAATACAAATGACGATTCGTCTCAAAGTATATCCAATGAAACCTATTATGCCAACATGTTTGGAAAAGACATTTTAGAAACTTATTATCTGTGGAACGAGGAAATTCATGACGACTTGAACCAATGGAACATTGAAACCAACAACGATCCCATCGGAACATTCAGCCGGATAAGATACCATGAAGGGGAAAAATACATAGACAAATGGTCCATGCTCACCAACGATATGACTTCCCTTACAAATAATATGAACGGAACAACCACTTCATTTGGATGGAACTTGAGTTTTTACGATATGTCAGATATAGTAAGCAGAGAACAATATATAGGGGTAGTCAACTTCGTATACAAAGATTCTCCAGCCGCTAAAGCCGGACTCAAACGAGGAGACATTCTCCTTACTTTGGATGGCAACATCATTAATTCCAGTAATTACCAGAATCTCTATTATAGTAATACACTGACCGTCACACTCGGACTATTGGAGCCGGAAAGTTATACTATTCACGACCAAAACAAGGAAGTATCACTTACTGCCGTTTCCATGTATGAAAATCCGATCATTTGCGACTCCATCTACGAATTCAACGGTAAAAAAGTGGGGTATCTGGCCTACACCAGTTTTGATTTTGCTTCCATCCCTCAGCTCATTGAAATCAGCCGTAAATTCAAGGCAGAACAAGTCAAAGAACTCATCCTCGACTTACGCTACAACGGAGGAGGATATGTAACTACAGAACAGGTGCTGGCCTCTGTGTTTGCTCCCCAGTCTGCTGTAACCAACAAAGAAGTTTTTGAGAAAGAAGTTTATAACAAAACCTTGACTCAATATTACCAAGAAGAAGGGATAAATTTGGAATCTCGTTTTGAAACCGATTTTGAATATCAGAATCAAGGGCAAACTGTAAAAGTGAATACCAAAGATGCCAATATCGGGTTGGAAAAAATTTATGGCCTGATAAGTTCCGGATCGGCATCTGCTTCGGAAGCCCTTTTGGGAGGGTTGATGCCTTATACTCAGATAGAACTTATCGGAAGCCAGTCGCATGGGAAATATTGTACCGGCATCATAGTCCCAGCCAAAGAATTCTATGTGAAACCACCTGCCGAACTTGACAATTGGGGAACTTACGTCATGATAAGTATTTATCAGAACGCACTTGGCGAAACGCCTTGCATGCCCGACGGACTGACTCCTGACATTGCCGTAAAAGACAATCCGCTACTTCCCTATGCAATAGGGGATGTGAACGAGCCTCTCTTAAAACAAGCACTCATCGAAGCCGGGCGCACATACGATGAAAGCACCATATCTACCACTCTCAGCCGTAGTATGGTTTCCAGACTCCGTAAACTACCCCAGACAGAAAACGGGACTTTTGGAAAACGTATTCTGACATTACCTTCAAAAGTCGCCCACGATATGCTTATCAAAGCAGGGGCTCAATAA